A window of the Cystobacter fuscus genome harbors these coding sequences:
- a CDS encoding Spy/CpxP family protein refolding chaperone, which translates to MNTKSKILLAGSAILGVVLLTGFRGGHMGWGARDPERIKQMITWRLDDRLEDLKATDDQKRTIQGLKDSLFDEGQKLVTEQREAGKELVNQWDAAQPDARAVHALVDARVDAWRAFAHKVADAALEAHRVLTPAQRQQVSAGAREHMNARH; encoded by the coding sequence ATGAACACGAAGAGCAAGATCCTCCTCGCCGGGTCCGCCATCCTCGGTGTCGTCCTCCTCACGGGTTTCCGGGGCGGGCACATGGGCTGGGGCGCGCGAGACCCCGAGCGCATCAAACAGATGATCACCTGGCGCCTGGATGACCGGCTCGAGGACCTGAAGGCCACGGACGACCAGAAGCGGACGATTCAAGGGCTGAAGGACTCGCTCTTCGACGAGGGCCAGAAGCTGGTGACGGAGCAGCGCGAGGCGGGCAAGGAGCTGGTGAACCAGTGGGATGCGGCCCAGCCCGACGCCCGCGCCGTGCATGCCCTGGTGGACGCCCGCGTGGATGCCTGGCGCGCCTTCGCCCACAAGGTGGCCGACGCCGCCCTGGAGGCCCACCGCGTCCTCACCCCCGCACAGCGCCAGCAGGTGTCTGCCGGCGCCCGTGAACACATGAACGCCCGCCACTAG
- a CDS encoding aldo/keto reductase: protein MIRRPLGATGPHVSALGYGAGPVGSPELSEEAAHALLNGVLDAGINLIDTAPSYGLSEERIGRALQGRRHEFILSTKCGYGVPGVEDWTGPCITQGIEQALHRLRTDFIDVVHFHSCPVEVLERPGVVDALQAAVQRGQVRVAAYSGDNEALAWALRSGAFGSVQLSLNLFDQRALDTALPLARERGIGVIAKRPLGNAPWRFPQRPAAHDIATYWDRMHALGLDPSGLDWNEFALRFTAFTPGVASCIVGTTRLEHLQHNLRALEQGPLPEPLVQRLRDAFHRQGAAWDGLI from the coding sequence ATGATTCGCCGTCCCCTGGGCGCCACCGGCCCGCACGTGTCCGCGCTGGGCTATGGAGCCGGGCCCGTGGGCAGTCCCGAGTTGTCCGAGGAAGCGGCCCACGCGCTGCTCAACGGGGTGCTCGACGCGGGCATCAACCTCATCGACACCGCCCCGAGCTACGGCCTGTCCGAGGAGCGCATCGGCCGGGCCCTCCAGGGCCGGCGTCACGAGTTCATCCTCTCCACCAAGTGCGGCTACGGCGTGCCCGGCGTGGAGGACTGGACGGGGCCCTGCATCACCCAGGGGATTGAACAGGCCCTGCACCGGCTGCGCACCGACTTCATCGACGTGGTGCACTTCCACTCGTGTCCCGTGGAGGTGCTCGAGCGTCCCGGCGTGGTGGACGCGCTCCAGGCCGCCGTGCAGCGGGGCCAGGTGCGCGTCGCCGCGTACTCGGGCGACAACGAGGCCCTCGCCTGGGCCCTGCGCTCGGGCGCGTTCGGCTCGGTGCAGCTCTCGCTCAACCTCTTCGACCAGCGCGCGCTCGACACGGCCCTGCCCCTGGCGCGGGAGCGGGGAATCGGCGTCATCGCCAAGCGGCCCCTGGGCAACGCCCCCTGGCGCTTCCCCCAGCGCCCCGCCGCCCACGACATCGCCACGTACTGGGACCGCATGCACGCGCTCGGGTTGGATCCCTCGGGCCTGGACTGGAACGAGTTCGCCCTGCGCTTCACCGCCTTCACTCCGGGCGTGGCGAGCTGCATCGTGGGCACCACGCGCCTGGAGCACCTCCAGCACAACCTGCGCGCCCTCGAGCAGGGCCCCCTGCCCGAGCCCCTCGTGCAACGCCTCCGTGACGCGTTCCACCGCCAGGGCGCCGCCTGGGACGGCCTCATCTGA
- a CDS encoding GNAT family N-acetyltransferase, with product MIRSATAEDVPVIARLIRALAEYEKLSHQAVLREEDLKQHLFGERPHAEVVLAEEAGTVVGFALFFHTYSTFLARPSLYLEDLFVLPEHRGGGHGKALLSHLARLAVERGCGRFEWSVLDWNAPAIAFYESFGAVPLKDWTVFRLTGEALTRLAGST from the coding sequence ATGATTCGTTCCGCCACCGCCGAGGACGTCCCCGTCATCGCCCGGCTCATCCGGGCCCTGGCCGAGTACGAGAAGCTCTCCCACCAGGCCGTCCTCCGGGAGGAGGATCTGAAGCAGCACCTGTTTGGCGAGCGGCCCCATGCCGAGGTCGTCCTCGCCGAGGAGGCGGGCACGGTGGTGGGCTTCGCCCTCTTCTTCCACACCTACTCCACCTTCCTCGCCCGGCCGAGCCTGTACCTGGAGGACCTCTTCGTGCTGCCCGAGCACCGGGGCGGAGGCCATGGCAAGGCGCTGCTGTCGCACCTGGCGCGGCTCGCCGTCGAGCGGGGCTGCGGGCGCTTCGAGTGGTCCGTGCTGGACTGGAACGCGCCCGCCATCGCCTTCTACGAGTCGTTCGGCGCCGTGCCCCTGAAGGACTGGACCGTCTTCCGGCTCACGGGGGAGGCCCTGACGCGGCTGGCGGGAAGCACGTAG
- a CDS encoding serine/threonine-protein kinase, translating into MQPMDDNERRTVRTDDRRTVRTENHRTQALGTEEAPPPQAQAPEAAAPATLGRGTALDRYVVLEPLGQGGMGMVYAAYDSVLDRKVALKLLPPGDVDGDTEMTSGRARLLREAQAMARLSHPNVVAVYDVHQHGLQVFMAMELVEGQTLLQWQRQQKRGWREILAAFLSAGRGLAAAHAAGLVHRDFKPTNVLVGKDGRVRVTDFGLARTHNAPPDEPSEPEPSTGARDTGPVKAHSMLELELTQRGAVLGTPAYMAPEQFRGAAADARSDQFSFAVSLWEALYGERPFEGTTTGERRQNVLDGRIRTPPAYSDVPPWVTRALLRALNTEPAARYPSLDALLALLERDPAQVRRRRLSAAALLLLVVGSGTLAWFSWHQRQASLCTGAAERLRGVWDVPRQKAIEKAFLATQRSYAHDTWQRVHDALDLYTTAWRNMHQGTCEATRLRGEQSEAVLSLRMACLDNRLQDVAALTEVFTEADATVVEKAISATSALRGLEGCADVEALMAEVTPPEDQATRQSVDTARAQLARVKALTEAGRFKNAQLLAKNVAEKAAGLHYPPLYAEALFMQAWTQLIAGENQGVPALLQRALWLAHASRNDRIAAAACVRLMGYHSAHGPPEEARHWEQFAQAALDRLGENGELRAIFHNNRGLALYQQGNFAEAYEAFDKAFALAEHNLGAANAMTLRYATNSVAALGNLDRIDETQRAFEMLVHLGETNLGPLHPFLSQPLSNLSNFYAFQGRFADARRLLDRVRVIGQQAYGARSEEWAQFHIAYGDLEAAEGHDTEALGHYEEAAHLFRELTGAESLELLQALVKEADARTELGQLAPAQRTYQQVLELTKKDPRQYAQVHTQALAGLADLNDARGQHEQALHLRQQALELRERDLGPEHINTALMRVAIASSYLELGEPERALALYDKEQAFFEKTLSADSPSGVLPLAGKGEALQQLGRAAEALPLLERVLNIIESHPMRPAYTAAVQAALARSLWDTRQQPERAWKLAMAAHATYSRSPIRHANELARLDKLLRRHAPRESPPSGSLAQPGPH; encoded by the coding sequence ATGCAGCCCATGGATGACAACGAGCGCCGCACGGTGAGGACCGACGATCGCCGCACGGTGAGGACCGAGAACCACCGCACGCAGGCGCTCGGCACGGAGGAGGCGCCCCCACCCCAGGCCCAAGCCCCCGAGGCCGCCGCTCCGGCCACGCTGGGCCGGGGCACGGCCCTGGATCGCTACGTGGTGCTCGAGCCCCTGGGCCAGGGGGGCATGGGGATGGTGTATGCCGCCTATGACTCGGTGCTGGACCGCAAGGTGGCACTCAAGCTGCTGCCTCCCGGGGACGTGGACGGGGATACCGAGATGACCTCGGGGCGGGCCCGGCTGCTGCGCGAGGCGCAGGCGATGGCCCGGCTCTCCCACCCCAACGTGGTGGCCGTCTACGACGTGCACCAGCACGGCCTCCAGGTCTTCATGGCCATGGAGCTGGTGGAGGGGCAGACGCTGCTGCAGTGGCAGCGGCAGCAGAAGCGCGGGTGGAGGGAGATCCTCGCCGCCTTCCTGTCCGCGGGCCGGGGCCTGGCCGCCGCGCACGCCGCGGGGCTCGTCCACCGCGACTTCAAGCCCACCAACGTCCTGGTGGGCAAGGACGGCCGCGTGCGGGTGACGGACTTCGGGCTGGCACGCACGCACAACGCGCCCCCGGACGAGCCCTCCGAGCCCGAGCCCTCCACGGGCGCGCGGGACACCGGCCCGGTCAAGGCGCACAGCATGCTGGAGCTGGAGCTGACGCAGCGAGGCGCGGTGCTCGGGACGCCGGCGTACATGGCCCCCGAGCAGTTCCGCGGCGCCGCGGCGGACGCGCGCAGCGATCAGTTCTCCTTCGCCGTGTCGCTGTGGGAAGCGCTGTACGGGGAGCGTCCCTTCGAGGGAACCACCACGGGCGAGCGCCGCCAGAACGTGCTGGACGGGCGCATCCGCACGCCCCCCGCCTACTCGGACGTACCCCCGTGGGTGACGCGGGCCCTGTTGCGTGCCCTGAACACCGAGCCCGCGGCGCGCTACCCGTCGCTGGATGCGCTGCTGGCCCTGCTGGAGCGGGATCCCGCCCAGGTGCGCCGCCGCCGGCTGTCCGCCGCCGCCCTGCTGCTGCTCGTCGTGGGCTCGGGGACGCTCGCCTGGTTCTCCTGGCACCAGCGCCAGGCGAGCCTGTGCACCGGCGCCGCGGAGCGCCTGCGCGGCGTCTGGGATGTGCCCCGGCAGAAGGCCATCGAGAAGGCGTTCCTCGCCACCCAGCGCTCCTACGCCCACGACACGTGGCAGCGGGTGCACGACGCGCTCGACCTGTACACCACCGCGTGGCGGAACATGCACCAGGGCACGTGCGAGGCCACGCGCCTGCGAGGCGAGCAGTCCGAGGCCGTCCTGTCGCTGCGCATGGCCTGCCTGGACAACCGGCTGCAGGACGTGGCCGCGCTCACCGAGGTCTTCACCGAAGCCGACGCCACGGTGGTGGAGAAGGCCATCTCCGCCACCAGCGCGCTGCGCGGGCTCGAGGGGTGCGCGGACGTGGAGGCGCTCATGGCCGAGGTGACGCCTCCGGAGGATCAAGCCACGCGCCAGTCCGTGGACACCGCGCGCGCCCAGCTCGCCCGCGTCAAGGCGCTCACCGAGGCGGGCAGGTTCAAGAACGCCCAACTGCTGGCCAAGAACGTGGCCGAGAAGGCGGCGGGCTTGCACTACCCTCCCCTGTACGCCGAGGCCCTCTTCATGCAGGCCTGGACGCAGCTCATCGCCGGGGAGAACCAGGGCGTGCCCGCGCTGCTCCAACGCGCGCTGTGGCTCGCGCACGCCTCGCGCAATGATCGGATCGCGGCGGCCGCCTGCGTGCGGCTGATGGGCTACCACAGCGCGCACGGTCCCCCCGAGGAGGCGCGGCACTGGGAGCAGTTCGCCCAGGCGGCGCTCGATCGGCTGGGAGAGAATGGCGAGCTGCGCGCCATCTTCCACAACAACCGGGGACTGGCGCTCTACCAGCAGGGCAACTTCGCCGAGGCCTACGAGGCCTTCGACAAGGCCTTCGCGCTGGCCGAGCACAACCTGGGCGCGGCCAACGCCATGACGCTGCGCTACGCCACCAACTCGGTGGCCGCGCTGGGCAACCTGGACCGCATCGACGAGACCCAGCGGGCCTTCGAGATGCTCGTGCACCTGGGCGAGACGAACCTCGGCCCCCTGCACCCCTTCCTCAGCCAACCCCTGTCCAACCTGTCCAACTTCTACGCCTTCCAGGGGCGCTTCGCCGACGCGCGCCGGCTGCTCGACAGGGTGCGGGTCATCGGCCAGCAGGCCTATGGCGCGCGCTCGGAGGAGTGGGCCCAGTTCCACATCGCCTACGGAGACCTCGAGGCCGCCGAGGGCCATGACACCGAGGCGCTCGGGCACTACGAGGAGGCGGCGCACCTGTTCCGCGAGCTCACGGGCGCCGAGAGCCTGGAGCTGCTGCAGGCCCTGGTGAAGGAAGCGGATGCCCGGACGGAGCTCGGACAGCTCGCGCCGGCCCAGCGCACCTACCAGCAGGTGCTGGAGCTCACGAAGAAGGACCCGCGCCAGTACGCCCAGGTGCATACCCAGGCGCTCGCCGGACTCGCGGACCTGAACGACGCGCGCGGCCAGCACGAGCAGGCGCTCCACCTGCGGCAGCAGGCACTGGAGCTGCGCGAGCGCGACCTGGGCCCCGAGCACATCAACACGGCACTCATGCGCGTGGCCATCGCCAGCAGCTACCTGGAGCTGGGAGAGCCCGAGCGCGCACTGGCGCTCTACGACAAGGAGCAGGCCTTCTTCGAGAAGACGTTGAGCGCGGACTCGCCCTCGGGCGTGCTGCCGCTGGCGGGCAAGGGCGAGGCCCTGCAGCAACTGGGCAGGGCCGCCGAGGCCCTTCCGCTGCTCGAGCGCGTGCTGAACATCATCGAGTCCCATCCCATGCGCCCGGCGTACACCGCCGCCGTGCAGGCCGCCCTCGCGCGCTCGCTCTGGGACACCCGGCAGCAGCCGGAGCGCGCCTGGAAGCTCGCCATGGCCGCCCATGCCACCTACTCCCGCTCACCCATCCGCCACGCGAACGAGCTGGCCCGGCTGGACAAACTGCTGCGGCGGCACGCCCCCCGGGAGTCCCCCCCCTCTGGCTCGCTCGCCCAGCCCGGCCCTCACTGA
- a CDS encoding kelch repeat-containing protein: MQSELHLERCRGIPLRAWMVACVLVLAACGGESLSELDGEPPVSGPGAVSPRASTRPQGLVSGDKVLILRDTVEILRAGDSVEERKARALGYQVEVVDGARWKTLGSADFASYRALILGDPSCKTDVGRMAAAESTKHLWGPVVDGNVIVVGTDPVYHGKADDQVTLNAVKFAAAQPGKTGMYISLSCYYHVEPPKTPDPLPIVPVPVPVLDPFGSFVVTGVGCYNDAHIVASHEALNGLTDSVLSNWGCSVHEAFVSYPEANFTPLVIARDDASRARWPGSRDFADGSHGVPYVLVRGAAPVRCGDGVVQYPEQCDTGAQNGVPGTPCSSVCRTHWCGDGVVDPGEQCDTGAANGSGTCSASCRTVVPANRPPVAQCRDLTLAVGPTCGASGSVDAGSYDPDGNLKECTQSLVSFGPGTTHVTLTCTDTAGLSSNCTATVSAVDTTPPTMECPEDFTAECYSGGLFGVYPPQSTQDNCGIADVLGPSNNFYPLGTTRRTYTARDPSRNEFSCSYTATVVDTRRPMLSLFGSTSVTLPCGENFVEQGYMAYDECSGGRQVTRSGTVNTRVPGTYPLTYTATDSVGLTSTVMRTITVVPSPACEEVPQGGWIPTGSMALPRLSHSATLLEDGRVLAAGGFNSTAELYDPYTKTWSPTGSTQSAHRGHTATRLRDGRVLMAGGTGSTSKPSAELYVPASGRWLATGALTERRFYHAAVLLNDGRVLVAGGFGSESRGPALSSAELYDPATGVWSATGSLAQARGFHTMTLLPDGKVLVTGGSEQPDDNVEDDALLSSAELYDPATGTWTSAGSLSTGRAWHSATLLPNGRVLVVGGAGIDIALSASAELYDPATRAWLPTGGMKSPRRWHTATLLDNGEVLVAGGYHQFLGIQYASERYNPATGTWSVTSRMNVDRYRHTATLLRDGTVLAVGGASNHDQASAEYYDPRGL; the protein is encoded by the coding sequence ATGCAATCCGAGCTTCACCTGGAGAGGTGTCGCGGCATCCCGCTGCGCGCGTGGATGGTCGCGTGCGTGCTGGTGCTCGCGGCCTGTGGTGGCGAGTCGCTGTCGGAACTGGACGGCGAGCCGCCGGTGTCCGGGCCGGGCGCGGTCTCCCCGCGAGCGAGCACCCGGCCCCAGGGACTGGTCAGCGGCGACAAGGTGCTCATCCTGCGCGACACGGTGGAGATCCTCCGGGCGGGCGACAGCGTCGAGGAGCGGAAGGCCCGGGCGCTGGGCTATCAGGTGGAGGTCGTCGACGGTGCGCGCTGGAAGACCCTGGGCTCCGCGGACTTCGCCTCCTACCGCGCCCTCATCCTGGGAGACCCTTCCTGCAAGACGGACGTGGGCCGCATGGCGGCCGCCGAGAGCACCAAGCACCTCTGGGGCCCGGTGGTCGACGGCAACGTCATCGTCGTGGGCACGGATCCCGTCTACCACGGCAAGGCGGACGATCAGGTCACCCTCAACGCCGTGAAGTTCGCCGCCGCCCAGCCGGGCAAGACGGGCATGTACATCAGCCTGAGCTGCTACTACCACGTGGAGCCGCCCAAGACGCCGGACCCGCTGCCCATCGTCCCCGTCCCGGTCCCGGTGCTCGATCCCTTCGGCTCGTTCGTGGTGACGGGCGTGGGTTGCTACAACGACGCGCACATCGTCGCCTCGCACGAGGCCCTCAATGGTTTGACGGACAGCGTGCTGTCCAACTGGGGCTGCTCGGTGCACGAGGCGTTCGTCTCCTACCCGGAGGCGAACTTCACCCCGCTCGTCATCGCGCGGGATGACGCCTCCCGGGCGCGCTGGCCGGGCTCCCGGGACTTCGCGGATGGCTCGCACGGCGTGCCGTACGTGCTGGTGCGCGGAGCGGCGCCGGTGCGCTGCGGGGACGGGGTGGTGCAGTACCCCGAGCAGTGCGACACGGGCGCGCAGAATGGTGTGCCGGGCACGCCGTGCTCGTCGGTGTGCCGCACGCACTGGTGTGGCGATGGCGTGGTGGATCCGGGCGAGCAGTGTGACACGGGGGCCGCCAACGGCTCGGGCACCTGTAGCGCCTCGTGCCGTACCGTCGTCCCCGCCAACCGTCCTCCGGTGGCGCAGTGCAGGGACCTGACGCTGGCGGTGGGTCCCACCTGCGGCGCGAGCGGCTCGGTGGATGCGGGCTCGTATGACCCGGATGGCAACCTGAAGGAGTGCACGCAGAGCCTCGTCAGCTTCGGTCCGGGCACCACGCACGTGACGCTCACCTGCACGGACACCGCGGGCCTGAGCTCGAACTGCACGGCCACGGTCTCCGCCGTGGACACCACTCCGCCGACCATGGAGTGCCCCGAGGACTTCACGGCCGAGTGCTACAGCGGAGGCCTCTTCGGGGTGTATCCGCCCCAGTCCACCCAGGACAACTGCGGCATCGCCGATGTCCTCGGACCGTCCAACAACTTCTATCCGCTGGGCACCACCCGGCGGACGTACACCGCGCGGGATCCCTCCCGCAACGAGTTCTCCTGCTCGTACACCGCGACGGTGGTCGATACCCGGCGCCCGATGCTCAGCCTCTTCGGCTCCACCTCCGTCACCTTGCCGTGTGGCGAGAACTTCGTGGAGCAGGGCTACATGGCCTACGACGAGTGCTCGGGTGGGCGGCAGGTGACGCGCTCGGGAACGGTCAACACCCGGGTGCCGGGCACCTACCCCCTCACGTACACGGCGACGGACTCGGTGGGCCTCACCAGCACGGTGATGCGGACCATCACGGTGGTGCCGAGCCCCGCGTGCGAGGAGGTCCCCCAGGGCGGGTGGATTCCCACGGGCAGCATGGCGCTGCCTCGCCTGTCCCACTCCGCGACCCTGCTGGAGGATGGCCGGGTGCTGGCGGCCGGTGGCTTCAACTCCACCGCCGAGCTGTATGACCCGTACACCAAGACATGGTCCCCCACGGGGAGCACCCAGAGCGCTCACCGTGGCCACACCGCCACCCGGCTGCGCGATGGCCGCGTGCTCATGGCGGGGGGCACCGGCTCCACCAGCAAGCCCTCCGCCGAACTCTACGTGCCCGCGTCGGGCAGGTGGCTGGCCACTGGCGCGCTCACCGAGCGGCGCTTCTACCATGCCGCCGTGTTGCTCAATGATGGCCGGGTGCTCGTGGCCGGTGGCTTCGGCTCGGAGTCACGCGGTCCCGCGCTGAGCTCGGCGGAGCTGTATGACCCGGCCACCGGCGTGTGGTCCGCCACGGGCAGCCTCGCCCAGGCGCGTGGCTTCCACACCATGACCCTGCTGCCCGATGGCAAGGTGCTGGTGACGGGAGGCAGCGAGCAGCCGGATGACAACGTGGAGGACGACGCGCTGCTCTCCAGCGCCGAGCTCTATGATCCGGCAACGGGCACGTGGACGAGCGCGGGCAGTCTGAGCACGGGCCGAGCCTGGCACTCGGCCACCCTGCTGCCCAATGGCAGGGTGCTGGTGGTGGGTGGGGCGGGCATCGACATCGCCCTGAGCGCTTCGGCGGAGCTGTATGACCCGGCCACGCGCGCGTGGTTGCCCACCGGCGGCATGAAGTCGCCGCGCCGCTGGCACACGGCCACGCTGCTCGACAATGGCGAGGTGCTGGTGGCCGGCGGCTACCACCAGTTCCTGGGCATCCAGTACGCCTCCGAGCGCTACAACCCGGCGACGGGCACGTGGTCGGTGACGTCCAGGATGAACGTGGATCGCTACCGGCACACGGCCACGCTGCTGCGCGACGGCACGGTGCTCGCGGTGGGCGGAGCCAGCAACCACGACCAGGCCTCGGCCGAGTACTACGATCCGCGCGGGCTGTAG
- a CDS encoding DUF2750 domain-containing protein, with translation MEREQNQERIEAVLRLPAARRYAYFLQRVTESGEVWGLDGEGWALALDDAGRDVLPLWPAPEFAELCATRLWSGFKPRAIPLQELLESVLPQLEQEGMPVGIFFTPQGQGHPASARELIDALRSARGPVA, from the coding sequence ATGGAACGTGAGCAGAATCAGGAACGAATCGAAGCCGTGCTGCGGTTGCCCGCCGCACGGCGCTACGCGTACTTCCTTCAGCGCGTGACGGAGTCGGGAGAGGTGTGGGGCCTGGATGGTGAGGGATGGGCACTCGCGCTCGACGATGCCGGACGGGACGTGCTGCCCCTCTGGCCGGCACCCGAGTTCGCCGAGCTGTGTGCCACGCGGTTGTGGTCCGGCTTCAAGCCGCGCGCCATCCCGTTGCAGGAGCTGCTCGAGAGCGTGCTGCCCCAACTGGAGCAGGAGGGGATGCCGGTGGGCATCTTCTTCACCCCGCAGGGGCAGGGCCATCCGGCCTCGGCGCGGGAGCTGATCGACGCCCTGCGCTCGGCCCGGGGCCCCGTGGCCTGA
- a CDS encoding Hpt domain-containing protein, with translation MAAMEQQALSLDVRQLEKLSVLQDEDAPNLVAEMAQGYLARTPARLSRLRELLAAGNAGLLANEAHGLATASGMFGMMRVRQHCKALENLARGSSLEGAEGLLTQVEQAYAEARPLLMAELKLRD, from the coding sequence ATGGCCGCCATGGAGCAGCAGGCCCTCTCGCTGGATGTGCGGCAACTGGAGAAATTGAGTGTGCTGCAGGACGAGGACGCCCCCAACCTGGTGGCGGAGATGGCCCAGGGCTACCTCGCCCGTACCCCCGCGAGGCTCTCGCGGCTGCGCGAGCTGCTGGCGGCGGGCAATGCCGGACTGCTCGCGAACGAGGCCCACGGCCTGGCCACGGCCAGCGGGATGTTCGGCATGATGCGGGTGCGCCAGCATTGCAAGGCGCTGGAGAACCTCGCGCGAGGCTCCAGCCTGGAGGGGGCGGAGGGGCTGCTCACCCAGGTGGAGCAGGCCTACGCCGAGGCCCGGCCCCTCCTCATGGCCGAGCTGAAGCTGCGCGACTGA
- a CDS encoding DUF485 domain-containing protein: MQQTPQSRELEVLAAARWRVAAVLTTATLVSYFGFILLVAYNKPLMGQQLVPGLSVGILLGALVIVAAWAFTGAYVWWANGRYDKTIRQLRR, from the coding sequence ATGCAGCAAACCCCCCAATCGCGAGAACTCGAGGTCCTGGCCGCGGCGCGCTGGCGCGTGGCCGCCGTCCTCACCACGGCCACGCTCGTCTCCTACTTCGGCTTCATCCTGCTGGTGGCCTACAACAAGCCGCTGATGGGCCAGCAGCTCGTGCCGGGGCTGTCGGTGGGCATCCTCCTGGGAGCGCTCGTCATCGTCGCCGCGTGGGCCTTCACGGGCGCCTACGTCTGGTGGGCCAACGGCCGCTACGACAAGACCATCCGCCAACTGCGCCGCTGA